A window of Thermus tengchongensis contains these coding sequences:
- a CDS encoding cobalt-precorrin-4/precorrin-4 C(11)-methyltransferase has translation MGLLDPAPGALKVYVVGGGPGDPELLTVRGARLLAQARFVLYTGSLFPEETLRGLAPQAELVDSKGMVLESIVERLHYEAERGGVVVRLHSGDPSLYGTLLEEREALEALGVRVEVVPGVTAAFALAARAGVALTAPGVAQAVAFARLGVRTPVPEGQSPGALARRGLTLALYLSGMHPKTLARELLEAGLPEDTPVLFGHRVGQAGEEVGWSDLSGLGTLPPRDTTVYLVGEALKARGVRSRLYAPGFRHRFRRR, from the coding sequence ATGGGACTACTGGACCCTGCTCCTGGTGCGCTGAAGGTTTACGTGGTGGGAGGTGGTCCGGGGGATCCCGAGCTTCTCACCGTGCGGGGAGCAAGGCTTCTTGCCCAGGCCCGCTTCGTCCTCTACACGGGAAGCCTGTTCCCAGAGGAGACCCTGCGGGGGCTGGCCCCCCAGGCGGAGCTCGTGGACTCCAAGGGGATGGTCCTCGAGAGCATCGTGGAGCGCCTTCACTACGAGGCGGAAAGGGGAGGGGTGGTGGTGCGCCTCCACTCGGGGGATCCCAGCCTCTACGGCACCCTCCTAGAGGAACGGGAGGCCCTTGAGGCCCTAGGGGTAAGGGTGGAGGTGGTCCCAGGGGTGACGGCGGCTTTTGCCCTGGCTGCCCGGGCAGGAGTAGCTCTCACCGCCCCCGGGGTGGCCCAAGCGGTGGCCTTTGCCCGGCTTGGGGTGCGCACCCCGGTACCCGAAGGGCAGTCTCCAGGGGCCCTGGCACGGCGGGGCCTGACCTTGGCTCTCTACCTCTCGGGGATGCATCCCAAGACCCTGGCCCGGGAGCTCTTGGAGGCAGGTCTACCCGAGGACACCCCGGTCCTCTTCGGCCACAGGGTGGGGCAAGCGGGTGAAGAGGTGGGCTGGAGCGATCTCTCGGGCCTGGGAACCCTTCCTCCCCGGGACACCACCGTCTACCTGGTGGGGGAGGCCCTGAAGGCTCGAGGGGTGCGGAGCCGGCTTTACGCCCCTGGCTTCCGGCACCGATTCCGCAGGAGGTGA
- the cobJ gene encoding precorrin-3B C(17)-methyltransferase has translation MGELYLVGMGPGNLGGLTLRGREVLAMAEVVIGYSTYIRLLEGMGLLAGKEVVRKGMTEELDRAEEALGRALGHSRVALVSGGDPGVYGMAAPVLELLEERGFRRADEGVGLPGRFLLGEKEVRLEVVPGVTAANAVASLLGSPLAHDTCLLSLSDLLTPWPLIERRLHAAGMGDFVVVLYNPQSKRRTWQLRRSAEILLGYRPPNTPAALVKSAYRERQEVHLTTLEGLLEAEVGMLTTVVVGNAQSRLYEGLFITPRGYALKYDLETGEALPGEVPGMALRRGNG, from the coding sequence ATGGGCGAGCTTTACCTGGTGGGCATGGGGCCCGGGAACCTGGGAGGGCTCACCCTCCGGGGCCGGGAGGTCCTGGCTATGGCCGAGGTGGTCATCGGCTACAGCACGTACATTCGGCTCCTGGAGGGGATGGGGCTCCTGGCGGGCAAGGAGGTGGTGCGCAAGGGGATGACGGAGGAACTGGACCGGGCAGAGGAGGCCTTGGGAAGGGCCTTGGGGCACAGCCGGGTGGCCTTGGTCTCAGGGGGGGACCCTGGGGTGTACGGCATGGCCGCTCCGGTACTGGAACTTCTAGAGGAACGGGGCTTCCGCCGGGCAGACGAGGGGGTGGGCCTTCCTGGGCGGTTCCTCCTGGGGGAGAAGGAGGTGCGCCTGGAGGTGGTTCCCGGGGTCACCGCGGCCAATGCGGTAGCCAGCCTTTTGGGGAGCCCCTTAGCCCACGACACCTGTCTCTTGAGCCTATCGGACCTCCTTACCCCCTGGCCCCTCATCGAGCGCCGCCTACACGCGGCGGGAATGGGGGACTTCGTGGTGGTCCTCTACAACCCCCAGTCCAAGCGCCGGACCTGGCAACTCAGGCGCAGCGCAGAGATCCTCCTGGGCTACCGGCCCCCCAACACCCCCGCCGCCCTGGTGAAAAGCGCCTACCGGGAACGGCAGGAGGTGCACCTCACCACCTTGGAGGGCCTCCTGGAAGCGGAGGTGGGGATGCTGACCACGGTGGTGGTAGGCAATGCCCAAAGCCGCCTCTACGAGGGCCTCTTCATCACCCCGCGGGGCTATGCCCTCAAGTACGACCTGGAAACGGGGGAGGCCCTGCCGGGAGAGGTTCCCGGCATGGCCTTGCGGAGGGGAAATGGCTGA
- a CDS encoding cobalt-precorrin 5A hydrolase gives MAEQGPLRPERVAVYTLTLPGLKVAQRVAEALPGSTLYLAAKYRHLAPSAVPVEEPLRDLLGRTWSLHDGHIFVMAAGIVLRAIAPLVLDKRVDPAVLVVDLKGRYFVPLLAGHLGGANPLARYLAAALGGEAVLTTGTDSVGAPAPDLLAKALGAWVPDWKPLKEVSALLVDGRPVGFYSDCAHLGPLARYPMVRLLEAPPWEESPLGVEGLVLFTVRRPPPLPFPTFLAHPRCLVLGIGCNRNTPTEEIRREVWGFLEEEGFARESLLKLATAELKRDEVGLLAFAEEAGLPLAFHSRETLNAQPIPNPSEAVFRHTGLWGVAEAAVLAEGARLLVEKRKRGNLTLALGVLPLALPEEALP, from the coding sequence ATGGCTGAGCAGGGTCCCTTGCGCCCCGAACGGGTAGCGGTTTACACCTTGACCCTACCCGGCCTGAAAGTGGCCCAGCGGGTGGCGGAAGCCTTGCCGGGAAGCACCCTTTACCTGGCCGCCAAGTACAGGCACCTGGCCCCCAGCGCCGTGCCCGTGGAAGAGCCCCTTAGGGACCTTTTGGGCCGCACATGGAGCCTCCACGACGGGCACATCTTCGTCATGGCCGCAGGGATCGTCCTCCGGGCCATCGCCCCCCTGGTCCTGGACAAACGGGTGGACCCTGCGGTGTTGGTGGTGGACCTCAAGGGCCGCTACTTCGTTCCCCTCTTGGCAGGGCATCTAGGAGGGGCGAACCCCCTAGCCCGCTACCTGGCGGCGGCCTTAGGGGGAGAAGCGGTCCTCACCACGGGAACCGACAGCGTGGGCGCGCCAGCCCCGGATCTCCTAGCCAAAGCCTTGGGGGCCTGGGTGCCTGACTGGAAGCCCCTGAAGGAGGTCTCTGCTCTCCTGGTGGACGGGAGGCCCGTGGGCTTCTACTCCGACTGTGCCCACCTGGGCCCCCTTGCCCGCTACCCCATGGTCCGTCTCCTGGAGGCGCCGCCCTGGGAGGAAAGCCCTTTGGGGGTAGAGGGGCTCGTCCTCTTCACCGTCCGTCGGCCCCCGCCCTTACCCTTCCCCACCTTCCTGGCCCATCCTCGGTGCCTGGTCCTGGGAATCGGATGCAACCGGAACACCCCCACGGAGGAGATCCGGCGGGAGGTCTGGGGCTTCCTGGAGGAGGAGGGCTTCGCCCGGGAAAGCCTCCTCAAGCTGGCCACCGCCGAGCTCAAGCGGGACGAGGTGGGGCTTTTGGCCTTCGCGGAGGAGGCTGGGCTTCCCCTGGCCTTCCACTCCCGGGAAACGCTGAACGCTCAGCCCATCCCCAACCCTTCAGAGGCCGTTTTCCGGCACACGGGGCTTTGGGGGGTAGCGGAAGCTGCCGTTTTGGCGGAAGGGGCCAGGCTTTTGGTGGAAAAGCGGAAGCGGGGCAACCTCACCCTGGCCTTGGGGGTGCTCCCCCTGGCCCTTCCCGAGGAGGCCCTGCCGTGA
- a CDS encoding CbiX/SirB N-terminal domain-containing protein, with product MKALLVAHGSPDPRAKALARVLQKGLARRLGTEVHLGFIEHDRPTLLEAARNLGAEGGGVVLPLLLLGGGHLKADLPLALEVARREHPGARFLLARALGLHPALVALWAERLRRRGATGEDGAVLVLRGGTDPGANAEGAALARLIEEKAGLPVLPAYASRARPTPAEALARLAAYRPRRAFLLPHLFFRGVVEGRVAARAHRFPVELLPPLMGHPGVVEALSDRYREALEGGYAPCDTCRYRFPIGRFAPRREAQIAGLRALRHALFAPGRHPHGPFTHLLLCTGESCREGGALDLLRELESITMDLRQRGYLQLTPTPCLGRCGRGPVLIAYPEGVVYGGLAPPDLLPLRRAHLEGGEIYAPKLLEVI from the coding sequence GTGAAGGCCCTCCTGGTAGCCCACGGCTCCCCGGACCCCCGGGCCAAAGCCCTGGCCCGGGTCCTGCAAAAGGGGCTTGCACGGCGGCTGGGGACAGAGGTCCACCTGGGGTTCATCGAACACGACCGGCCCACCCTTCTCGAGGCCGCCAGGAACCTTGGAGCCGAGGGAGGCGGGGTGGTCCTCCCCCTCCTTCTCCTAGGGGGCGGGCACCTGAAAGCCGACCTTCCCCTGGCCCTGGAGGTAGCACGAAGGGAACACCCCGGGGCCCGCTTCCTCCTGGCCCGGGCCCTGGGGCTCCACCCCGCCCTGGTGGCCCTCTGGGCGGAGAGGCTGAGGCGGCGGGGTGCCACCGGGGAAGACGGGGCGGTACTGGTCCTCCGAGGGGGTACGGACCCAGGGGCCAACGCGGAAGGAGCAGCCCTGGCCCGGCTCATCGAGGAAAAGGCCGGCCTCCCCGTACTCCCCGCCTACGCCAGCCGGGCCCGGCCCACCCCCGCCGAGGCCTTGGCCCGCCTGGCCGCCTACCGACCCCGGAGGGCCTTCCTCCTCCCCCACCTCTTCTTCCGGGGGGTGGTGGAGGGGCGAGTGGCGGCGCGGGCCCACCGCTTTCCTGTGGAACTCCTGCCTCCCCTTATGGGCCACCCGGGGGTTGTGGAGGCCCTTTCGGACCGGTACCGGGAGGCCCTGGAGGGAGGGTACGCCCCCTGCGACACCTGCCGCTACCGCTTCCCCATAGGCCGCTTCGCCCCCCGGCGGGAAGCCCAGATCGCGGGGCTCCGGGCCCTGCGCCACGCCCTCTTCGCCCCAGGCCGCCACCCCCACGGCCCCTTCACCCACCTCCTCCTCTGCACAGGGGAGAGTTGCCGGGAAGGAGGCGCTCTAGATCTCCTGCGGGAGTTGGAAAGCATTACCATGGATCTACGTCAAAGAGGCTACCTACAGCTCACCCCCACTCCCTGCTTGGGCCGTTGCGGCCGGGGACCCGTCCTCATCGCCTACCCCGAAGGGGTGGTCTACGGGGGGCTAGCCCCCCCTGACCTCCTCCCTCTCCGGCGGGCGCATCTGGAGGGAGGCGAGATCTATGCGCCAAAGCTCTTGGAGGTGATCTAA
- a CDS encoding DUF3209 family protein, producing MACHELSALKVALGEILEKEPHDLEHERQELAPILAGRPELRVLLEAKTLPGMRRGLEAALAHLEANDPGDDPYHRGLLLATEGALLRLRSLEAELERFFQDLDLLHERLHRLFPRRRG from the coding sequence ATGGCATGCCACGAGCTCTCGGCCCTGAAGGTTGCCCTGGGGGAGATACTGGAGAAGGAACCCCACGATTTGGAGCACGAGCGCCAGGAGCTGGCCCCTATCCTGGCGGGGCGCCCGGAACTCCGGGTCCTTCTGGAGGCGAAAACCCTGCCCGGGATGCGCCGGGGTCTAGAAGCGGCCTTGGCACATTTGGAGGCCAACGATCCCGGGGACGACCCCTACCACCGAGGCCTCCTTCTGGCCACCGAAGGCGCCCTCCTCCGGCTTCGAAGCCTGGAAGCAGAGCTGGAGCGGTTCTTCCAGGACCTGGACCTCCTCCACGAGAGGCTCCACCGGCTCTTCCCCAGGAGGCGAGGATGA
- a CDS encoding (2Fe-2S) ferredoxin domain-containing protein translates to MKPFRRHIFVCTGPRCTPEGKAAEALFRRLGELLQAEGLLEGEERVKRTRAHCFAYCREGPLLVVYPDGIWYKEVSEERLQRIVREHLKEGRSVEPWVFHRV, encoded by the coding sequence ATGAAGCCTTTCCGCCGGCACATCTTCGTCTGCACCGGGCCCCGGTGCACCCCCGAGGGGAAGGCGGCGGAGGCCCTTTTCCGAAGGCTCGGGGAGCTGTTGCAAGCGGAAGGGCTCCTGGAGGGGGAGGAGAGGGTGAAGCGCACCCGGGCCCACTGCTTCGCCTACTGCCGGGAGGGCCCCCTCCTGGTGGTCTATCCCGACGGGATTTGGTACAAGGAGGTTTCCGAGGAAAGGCTGCAGAGGATTGTGCGGGAGCACCTCAAGGAGGGGAGGTCCGTAGAGCCATGGGTGTTCCATCGGGTCTGA